A DNA window from uncultured Methanoregula sp. contains the following coding sequences:
- a CDS encoding cache domain-containing protein: MKPGILFISLFAVLALLLAAGCTQTPSAAAPSVASSAGTPSTTKEIKDFVDSAAAYAQKNGKEAALLAFNNKSGPFTRGDLYVYALDYSGNALALAYQPQLVGTDFSNITDSSGRYYTRTEIHLAKDGGGYLLYQYPDPAANLSVRYKVSYVRPVDDTYWIGAGIYTSEDKLIDQELRQLVADAKDYARRYGKERALAEFNNANGSFVKNGLYIFADDYNATVLAWPYHPELVGKNMMGETDSMGNYHFQAILNSARNGTGLVDYYTENPMTNRTQLKISYVTDVDGTWVLGAGRYMEPGTTDLRG; the protein is encoded by the coding sequence ATGAAACCGGGCATTCTGTTCATCTCCCTCTTTGCAGTTCTCGCACTGCTGCTCGCGGCCGGGTGTACCCAGACCCCGTCCGCAGCCGCTCCATCGGTTGCCTCATCGGCCGGAACTCCCTCGACCACGAAAGAGATAAAGGATTTTGTGGATTCTGCAGCAGCGTATGCACAGAAGAACGGAAAAGAGGCTGCCCTTTTGGCGTTCAACAATAAATCCGGCCCGTTCACAAGAGGCGATCTCTATGTGTATGCCCTGGATTATTCAGGAAACGCTCTTGCGCTCGCTTACCAGCCGCAGCTGGTCGGCACGGATTTCTCTAATATCACCGACTCTTCGGGCAGGTATTACACCCGGACCGAGATCCACCTGGCAAAGGACGGCGGCGGGTATCTCCTGTACCAGTACCCGGACCCGGCCGCAAACCTCAGCGTGCGGTACAAAGTGAGTTATGTCCGTCCCGTGGATGACACCTACTGGATAGGTGCCGGCATCTATACCAGCGAGGACAAGCTCATCGACCAGGAACTCCGGCAGCTGGTCGCGGATGCGAAGGACTATGCCAGAAGATACGGGAAAGAGAGAGCCCTTGCCGAGTTCAATAACGCAAACGGCTCGTTTGTAAAGAACGGCCTCTACATATTTGCCGACGATTACAACGCAACGGTCCTTGCCTGGCCGTACCATCCGGAACTCGTGGGGAAGAATATGATGGGTGAGACCGATTCCATGGGAAATTATCATTTCCAGGCAATCCTCAACAGCGCCCGGAACGGTACGGGGCTCGTGGACTACTACACGGAAAATCCTATGACCAACAGAACCCAGCTCAAGATCAGTTACGTCACCGATGTTGACGGCACCTGGGTGCTCGGTGCCGGCCGGTACATGGAGCCGGGCACAACCGATCTCCGGGGATAA
- a CDS encoding heparan-alpha-glucosaminide N-acetyltransferase domain-containing protein, whose translation MKSTDSIPAGQFRDIPVDILRGLAIAIMVGANCVPYLLVTPAPFWLRLTATIAAPLFVFLSGMMVTLSCRIKKYPFSYFLVRGALVIAIAALIDLLAAGLVPFMSFDVLYLIGISLPVTYLFLRLPMKGRIAVFLAILFATPLLQAVIGYSPLVISIPLAAVSGGAALPSFFTVISQLFVEGWFPLFPWVLFALLGAQAGEFRWQDNTIISFAHREMIVLSSSILLTGAAFWFLMPGPFYIRSGYVELFYPPTLEFLVFIVGIIFCLFIVADSLPVRNAVFDPLRAMGECSLAIYIIHSVIIYLFIKPLGIRLPLGLFLAGYLVFLTGMILVAYLLRDIRTGTRTRSLVLRLLIGG comes from the coding sequence ATGAAAAGCACGGATTCAATCCCGGCCGGGCAGTTCCGGGACATTCCTGTCGATATCCTCAGGGGACTTGCCATCGCTATCATGGTCGGGGCCAATTGTGTTCCGTACCTCCTCGTGACACCGGCCCCGTTCTGGCTGCGGCTGACCGCTACGATTGCAGCCCCCCTCTTTGTCTTCCTTTCAGGAATGATGGTCACCCTGTCCTGCCGGATAAAAAAGTATCCATTCTCTTATTTTCTCGTGCGGGGGGCTCTTGTCATCGCCATTGCAGCGCTCATCGATCTCCTGGCAGCGGGCCTGGTCCCGTTCATGAGCTTCGATGTTCTGTACCTTATCGGGATCTCCCTGCCCGTCACGTACCTTTTCCTCAGGCTCCCGATGAAAGGGAGGATCGCTGTATTTCTTGCGATTCTTTTTGCAACGCCTCTTCTCCAGGCAGTAATCGGGTACAGCCCGCTCGTGATCAGCATACCGCTTGCGGCAGTATCCGGAGGCGCTGCACTCCCGTCATTTTTCACCGTCATCTCCCAGTTGTTTGTTGAGGGCTGGTTCCCGCTATTTCCCTGGGTCCTTTTTGCCCTTCTCGGGGCACAGGCCGGAGAGTTCCGCTGGCAGGATAATACCATCATCTCATTTGCCCACCGGGAGATGATCGTCCTTTCTTCAAGTATCCTCCTCACCGGGGCGGCGTTCTGGTTCCTGATGCCCGGGCCATTTTATATCCGTTCAGGATATGTCGAACTCTTTTACCCGCCCACCCTGGAGTTCCTGGTGTTCATTGTGGGCATTATTTTCTGCCTGTTCATTGTTGCTGACAGCCTGCCGGTCAGAAATGCGGTATTCGATCCGCTCAGGGCCATGGGAGAGTGTTCCCTTGCAATTTATATCATCCATTCGGTGATAATCTATCTCTTCATCAAGCCGCTCGGGATACGACTGCCCCTGGGATTATTCCTGGCCGGTTATTTGGTCTTCCTTACCGGGATGATTCTCGTTGCATACCTTCTCCGGGATATCCGCACGGGTACCCGGACCCGCTCGCTGGTTCTCCGGCTTCTGATTGGCGGCTGA
- a CDS encoding ArsR family transcriptional regulator: protein MRSANVMFFTDHEEEFARLLIGIGLKKNIAKVLVYLANAGDVTSRDMERGTDLRQPEVSLAMQTLLRQKWVTSREPEDTPNRGRPVKIYSLARPISAIIGMIEKEKKQELNRKLQLASKLREYVL, encoded by the coding sequence ATGAGAAGCGCAAACGTTATGTTTTTTACGGACCATGAAGAAGAATTTGCCCGTCTTCTCATCGGTATCGGACTGAAAAAAAATATTGCAAAAGTCCTTGTGTACCTGGCAAATGCCGGGGACGTAACCTCCCGGGATATGGAACGGGGAACGGATCTGAGGCAGCCGGAAGTGAGCCTTGCCATGCAAACCCTGCTCAGGCAGAAGTGGGTAACGAGCAGGGAGCCTGAGGACACTCCTAACCGGGGTCGGCCGGTCAAGATCTACTCACTTGCCCGGCCCATCTCGGCCATCATCGGGATGATCGAGAAAGAGAAGAAGCAGGAACTGAACCGGAAGCTCCAGCTTGCAAGTAAACTGCGCGAGTACGTCCTGTAG
- a CDS encoding metal-dependent hydrolase, which produces MNHGAHVIIGILAFSGYNGLHCGILSSIGGSPAGLWLVGIFLAISGATIPDLLEPARHWTHRGFFHSRRMLSFTGWLFLATAGIGLFLPLSYYISSFLTGYISHLLADSTTKSGLPR; this is translated from the coding sequence ATGAACCACGGCGCTCACGTCATCATCGGCATTCTCGCTTTTTCGGGGTACAACGGGCTCCATTGCGGCATCCTCAGCTCCATCGGCGGGAGCCCGGCCGGGCTCTGGCTTGTCGGGATTTTCCTTGCCATATCCGGGGCCACCATCCCCGATCTCCTGGAACCGGCCCGGCACTGGACCCACCGGGGCTTCTTCCACAGCCGCAGGATGCTCTCGTTCACCGGATGGCTCTTCCTCGCAACCGCGGGGATCGGGCTGTTCCTTCCGCTCTCCTATTACATCTCCAGCTTCCTCACCGGCTATATTTCCCATCTCCTTGCCGACAGTACCACGAAATCCGGGCTGCCACGGTAG
- a CDS encoding PepSY domain-containing protein, whose protein sequence is MNILKIFAVAIAAVLVLAGMPGAGAAGTTAGPDRGPAPGHHFITGDQATKSVQNFMNDPTIVPDYIGLHSLNTGSQYSVHVKNSSFEVNAESGTVESAWFGDNYPIHPRTLINRSEARARAAAYAGQKYDGFSKIRWKMVGEPVNGSEERVPAYTFVFREELSGEPYPVLSQKLVIIHINPETGSVAGYLGHNRDLLVGLDPAVSQADATKAAEDFCQQHYGSVLSFPAGYLSVVMSDQDTEELVWVFNVKDSSMPGSEFTDVILVNAASGEIRKDAYSCWPEYFIERILS, encoded by the coding sequence ATGAACATACTTAAGATTTTTGCAGTCGCCATTGCAGCAGTCTTAGTGCTTGCAGGCATGCCCGGTGCCGGTGCGGCCGGCACGACCGCCGGGCCGGATCGCGGACCTGCCCCGGGCCATCATTTCATTACCGGGGACCAGGCAACAAAGAGTGTCCAGAATTTCATGAACGATCCAACGATCGTTCCGGATTATATCGGGCTTCACAGTCTCAATACCGGCAGCCAGTATTCTGTACATGTGAAGAACTCATCCTTTGAGGTGAATGCGGAATCCGGCACGGTCGAGTCCGCCTGGTTCGGGGACAATTATCCGATACATCCAAGGACCCTGATCAACCGGAGCGAGGCCCGTGCAAGGGCAGCCGCATATGCCGGCCAGAAGTATGACGGGTTCTCAAAGATCCGCTGGAAGATGGTTGGTGAACCGGTGAATGGTTCGGAAGAACGCGTCCCGGCGTACACGTTTGTCTTCCGCGAGGAACTCAGCGGGGAACCCTATCCGGTCCTTTCGCAAAAACTGGTAATTATCCATATCAACCCGGAGACGGGATCGGTTGCAGGGTACCTGGGTCACAACCGCGACCTGCTCGTTGGACTGGATCCCGCCGTCTCTCAGGCCGATGCAACGAAGGCAGCTGAGGACTTCTGCCAACAACACTATGGCAGTGTGCTCTCCTTCCCGGCGGGATATCTTTCCGTTGTTATGTCGGATCAGGATACAGAGGAACTTGTCTGGGTCTTCAACGTGAAAGACTCAAGCATGCCCGGTAGTGAATTTACGGATGTCATTCTTGTCAATGCAGCAAGCGGCGAGATCAGAAAAGATGCCTACAGCTGCTGGCCGGAGTACTTTATCGAGAGAATCCTCTCCTGA